The sequence CGTAATAATTCAAATGCTTCGGCGGCGGCCACGCCCCCCACGGAAATTCAGCGCCGGAACCGCCGGCGGCATAAGTCTCCCACTCTTTCTCGGTCGGCAGGCGAAAAACAAAACTGCCGGCCGGGGTTGCCCCGTAATTTTTCGTGAGCCATGCGCAAAAGGCGTTCGCGTCCTTCCAGCTTACATTCACCGCCGGCTGGCGGTCGCCATCCAGGCTCATCCCCTCATAACTGCCGCTGGAATGCGCGGGGCGGAAACAGCGATATTCGCGGTTGCTGACCTCATATTTGCCGGCAAATATTTTGAGGGGTTCAATGTAAACAAAACGCATCTTTACCCGGGGAGCGATCTTGACGGAGAGCGTTTTTCCCCGCGGCGCGAACAGGCCGCATCCGGCCTGGAAGAGAAAAACAAAAGCCGCCGCCAGCAGAACTCCGCGCGCCGGAATGAAACGGGTAAAGACCATGATCAGACATCCTGCACTTGAATGCGGACGGTGGCATGTTTCAACGCCTCAAGGCTTACGCCAGCATCCGCGGGCGTTACGCCGATGTCCTGCGCTTCAAGCAGCTTGACGATGGCACTGCGGAACGAATCGGTATCCTTGGCAATAACCCGATAGCAAGGCACGTTCTCCGGCAGGAGCAACTGGGTCTTTAAATGATCGGCCTGGGAAAGAATCACAAACGGCTTGCTGCAATTCGGGCAACGGCCGCGTTTTCCCACATCGGTATCGCGCAGCCATAGTTTCTGCCCGCAGGAAGGACAGCTGATCTTAAAATCAAGCTCGCCCTTGTCCCGCAGATAAAAAATCGCTTTCGGAACAGAACCGGCTTGCGCCAGGTAATGATAAACATTTCTGATTTTGTCAAGCGACAGCACGTCAAGGAAACGCACCATCATTACGATCATGTTC is a genomic window of Kiritimatiellia bacterium containing:
- a CDS encoding SUMF1/EgtB/PvdO family nonheme iron enzyme, which translates into the protein MVFTRFIPARGVLLAAAFVFLFQAGCGLFAPRGKTLSVKIAPRVKMRFVYIEPLKIFAGKYEVSNREYRCFRPAHSSGSYEGMSLDGDRQPAVNVSWKDANAFCAWLTKNYGATPAGSFVFRLPTEKEWETYAAGGSGAEFPWGAWPPPKHLNYYGRENKGVAQSLETYDGYRVSCPVHKSCANALGLYGVAGNVWEWCQDKDEPQSAMRVLKGASWADCAPLFLRTGRRSAYEPDYKYINLGFRVVAEPS